The genomic window TCTAAAAAAAGCCAGTTTTTAACATAGTCAAATAACGAAAACCTTTGAATCTCTTCATACGAATACTGCATATCATAAGTTTTCTGAATGGCAAAACGGGAGGATATTTTCAGGACTTCCGGATTGGGTTTCCAGCTTACATTCAAATCTCCGAGAGCCAGCGGAAAAACCGGATAGCCGAAGGTCCAGATATTTTTTATAAAGAATAAAAGCGCAATAAAGATACCGGGAATAAAGTTTGTCAATCTTGATTTAATGATAAGAATCGAGTAGAGGAAGCTCAGCAACGGCAGCCAGATCATTGTTGGTTTTATGGCAAAAACAAACACCGAAAAGGCGAATAGGATCATTGTATTTCCGTTTCTTTTCAAGATCTGATGTAAAATAATTAATGAAAAAACAATTACTGGCAGATCAGGACTCGGGGATTGCGAAAACAAAAATAAAACCGGAACAAAGCACAACTGCAGCCAGTTTTTATTTTCCACAATGTACAAAGCGTAAACAACCAGTAAAATGGCATTGATTCTTAAAAACGGATCGGAAAAATTTGAAAACCCTGCCTGAAAGATATGCCATACCGACATTTGCCCCAAGGTCAGATCCAAGTTAGAAATCCCTTTTACCAAACCAAACTCAGTAAGCCATTTTATTGTAGGAACATAATATCCAAAATGGTCTAAGATATAAGGGTAAAAAGATCCGCAGAATAGAATCATCCCGGTAATTATACCGATCAGCAGCACTTCTTTTTTCGGAAAGGCTGAAAACGCTCTGTATAACCTGTTCCGGAAAAAATAAGCTAGTCCAACCGCAATTGTAGGTAGTTCTACATAAATAGTTAAAGGAATAAAGAAAGACAATACCGTCCACAATACACTGATTCCTAAAATTCCGGATAAAATTTTTCCGGAAATTCCATTGGCTATTTTTCCGGAAAAGCTTTCCATCATTTTTCCTGCTCCCATGAAGACAGGAAGCAGAAGGATTGTGGAAAGGAGGAGTAAGATCATAAAAAAAGATTGCCTAAAAATAAGCAATCTTTCTATTATATTGTTGTAAAAATATTATCTAGGCTGAACCCTTCCGCTTTTTCTATCCTGCGCTCTACCCAGTGTATAACCGGTTGCACCACCGATTACCCCACCGATTGCAGCACCTGCTCCCGGGCTTTTCTTGTTAACGATAGCCCCTAAAGCGGCACCCCCTACAGCACCAATAATAGTACCTTTAGCAGCTTCACTCATCCCTTTCTTTTTAGCAGTTGTCTGGGAAGAAGTTCCGTTGCTGGCATAGCTACCATTGCTGGAACTACTGCTGGATCGGTCTCTGTATATCGTACGGGTTTCTCTGATTACCTGAGGTCTGGCACTAGCTGCAGCAGCGGCTTTTGCCTGTTGCATTTCAGCAATACTATCTGCTTTCTTCTGTGCTTCATAAGCCATTTTCTCTTTTTCAATGGCTAACTTTTGCTTCTCTATTTCCAACTGTCTCATCTGAAACTCCATTTTCTGTTGTTCCAACGATTGTTGTTCAGCGATCTGGTCATCTTTTTTACAGGCGGTCAGTAAAAAAACCGACATCAGACCTGTTAACACTATATTTCTCATAATTCAAATTTTTATAAGGTAAGGATGTTAAGCCAACCTGACTTTGATCTTATACTGTTTTCAATTATGAAGCCAAAGTTCGTTAAGCAATGTTAAAAGTGTTGAAAGTGCGGAAAAATTCTCTGGAATTTTAAAAGCTTGATTTGTATAAACCCTTTATTTGATAAAGTTTAAAAAAGATAGACATGAAATTAAAAATATAAACATTTATTAATTTTCCCTGTGTATTGAATTAATATGAATTGGTTATTTTTGTAGTACCTAAATTACAGTATTATGAAAAATTCATTTGTAAAAGTCTTTCTAATAGCAGGGGTGATGATTGTCGGAAGTTCTTTTTCCGCCGGTGAAAACGATCCTCAGAGAAAAGATGAAGTTTCGAAAGAGGTTTCAAAAGCGAAAACGTACAAAATCCGTTACGGTCTTTTGGGACAAAACGGAACCAAAACGTTGTCCGGCAGTTATGATGTGGGAAGCTTTATTGCTACCAATACGGTAACCGGACAAAGTTATGATACGTACTATGGCGGCGGTTTTCAGACCCTGCCCGCTTATTTTGATGATCTTCCTGCCGGAAATTACACGTTTAGTGCAATGCAGGGCCAGGGC from Chryseobacterium sp. SORGH_AS_0447 includes these protein-coding regions:
- a CDS encoding YMGG-like glycine zipper-containing protein, giving the protein MRNIVLTGLMSVFLLTACKKDDQIAEQQSLEQQKMEFQMRQLEIEKQKLAIEKEKMAYEAQKKADSIAEMQQAKAAAAASARPQVIRETRTIYRDRSSSSSSNGSYASNGTSSQTTAKKKGMSEAAKGTIIGAVGGAALGAIVNKKSPGAGAAIGGVIGGATGYTLGRAQDRKSGRVQPR